A genomic window from Halogeometricum borinquense DSM 11551 includes:
- a CDS encoding NUDIX hydrolase codes for MVVDDLWFLADEASQRAEQAYHRLCEQYSNYLDEHRTRRVSRRRFRTLASRVKQTGAPWGAHTIVYRDTDELLLVRHDGVDLWVLPGGEVREDETYREAAIRELGEEAGVSADYRGLAIANRIDICCDDYETWGVMPVFFAAAEDVDLHVDDPDDEISDAGWFSFSDLPADTRDRGDLLAWRDHASL; via the coding sequence ATGGTCGTAGACGACCTGTGGTTTCTCGCGGACGAAGCGAGTCAACGCGCCGAGCAGGCGTACCATCGCCTCTGCGAACAGTACTCGAACTACCTCGACGAACACCGCACACGCCGTGTCTCCCGCCGCCGATTCCGGACGCTTGCGAGTCGCGTGAAACAGACCGGTGCGCCGTGGGGAGCCCACACCATCGTCTACCGCGACACCGACGAACTCCTCCTCGTCCGCCACGACGGCGTTGATCTGTGGGTGCTCCCCGGCGGCGAGGTGCGCGAAGACGAGACGTACCGCGAGGCGGCCATCCGAGAACTCGGCGAGGAAGCTGGCGTTTCAGCCGATTACCGCGGTCTCGCTATCGCCAATCGAATCGACATCTGCTGTGACGACTACGAAACGTGGGGGGTTATGCCGGTGTTCTTTGCGGCCGCCGAAGACGTGGACCTACACGTTGACGACCCGGACGACGAAATCTCCGACGCCGGGTGGTTCTCCTTTTCTGATCTGCCGGCAGACACGCGGGACCGCGGTGACCTCCTCGCGTGGCGCGACCACGCCTCGTTGTAG
- a CDS encoding 2Fe-2S iron-sulfur cluster-binding protein: MPTVQFRDSEIQCERGAVLRDVLLAAGESPHNGSADMLNCRGRGTCGTCAVAVEGAVTDRTKREETRLSFPPHHPDSGLRLSCQTRVLGDVTVEKHPGFWGQHVEESERSEDNGTGGGDE, translated from the coding sequence ATGCCGACCGTTCAATTCCGGGACAGCGAGATTCAGTGCGAACGGGGTGCGGTCCTCCGCGACGTCCTCCTCGCTGCGGGCGAGTCGCCTCACAACGGGAGCGCGGACATGCTCAACTGCCGGGGACGGGGGACGTGCGGCACCTGTGCCGTCGCCGTCGAAGGCGCGGTCACCGACCGGACGAAGCGAGAGGAAACACGGCTGTCGTTTCCACCGCACCACCCCGACTCAGGCCTCCGTCTGTCGTGTCAGACGCGCGTCCTCGGGGATGTGACCGTCGAGAAACACCCCGGGTTCTGGGGACAACACGTCGAGGAGTCGGAGCGCAGCGAGGACAACGGCACTGGCGGCGGCGACGAGTAA
- a CDS encoding DsbA family protein gives MRTTRRSYLAAAGGALAATAGCLGGSDSQSKPSCEVGDLEQVKSLPTPTLGPEDADVTVDVYEDFACPHCATYNVDVFPKVKQNYIDTGKIRYRFFDFPIPVSKQWSWGGAIAARAVQDRTDDETYFKYAKRLFEKQNELTSNGYTVIHDVANEFDVDGCEVMASVEQDIYRSVVKSDRQRGIEVDIGGTPAIIVNGEHLSGAGWETVKNGIEGHLKSASKS, from the coding sequence ATGCGAACGACTCGACGGTCCTATCTCGCCGCCGCCGGTGGTGCCCTCGCGGCCACTGCCGGGTGTCTCGGCGGTTCCGATAGCCAGTCCAAGCCCTCCTGTGAAGTTGGCGACCTCGAACAGGTAAAATCGCTTCCGACGCCGACGCTCGGCCCCGAGGACGCCGACGTGACGGTGGACGTGTACGAAGACTTCGCCTGTCCTCACTGTGCGACGTACAACGTTGATGTCTTCCCGAAGGTAAAGCAGAACTACATCGACACCGGGAAGATTCGCTACCGCTTTTTCGACTTCCCGATTCCCGTAAGCAAACAGTGGTCGTGGGGCGGCGCAATCGCCGCGCGCGCCGTGCAGGACCGCACCGACGACGAGACGTACTTCAAGTACGCAAAGAGGTTATTCGAGAAACAGAACGAACTCACGAGTAACGGCTACACCGTCATCCACGACGTAGCAAACGAGTTCGACGTTGACGGCTGTGAAGTGATGGCTTCGGTCGAACAAGACATCTATCGCTCAGTCGTCAAGAGCGACCGGCAACGCGGCATCGAAGTCGACATTGGGGGGACGCCCGCCATTATCGTCAACGGTGAGCACCTCTCCGGTGCCGGATGGGAGACGGTCAAGAACGGCATCGAAGGACACCTGAAGTCCGCATCAAAGTCGTAA
- a CDS encoding TlpA family protein disulfide reductase: MKRRELIAGVGSLAVVGGAGYVALNGVGLGDDGLPLTVQTLDAPGSEAGKRPVPAPGKPTVLDLFATWCVPCSAQMESLTALHEEFGDDVAFVSVTNEGFGDNLTADDVRKWWADHDGAWTVGHDPESRLMKVLGAGGLPYLAVFDADGTATWTHRGLASESNLRAQITAVL; encoded by the coding sequence GTGAAACGGCGCGAACTCATCGCCGGAGTTGGGAGTCTCGCGGTCGTCGGCGGCGCAGGATACGTCGCGTTGAACGGCGTCGGTCTCGGAGACGACGGTCTCCCGCTGACCGTCCAGACGTTGGATGCACCGGGTTCAGAGGCAGGGAAGCGACCGGTACCCGCTCCCGGGAAACCAACCGTTCTCGACCTGTTCGCTACGTGGTGTGTTCCGTGTTCGGCGCAGATGGAGTCGTTGACGGCGCTCCACGAGGAGTTTGGTGACGACGTTGCGTTCGTCTCGGTGACGAACGAAGGGTTCGGCGACAATCTCACGGCCGACGACGTGCGCAAGTGGTGGGCCGACCACGACGGCGCGTGGACAGTCGGTCACGACCCCGAGAGCCGTCTGATGAAAGTGTTAGGTGCCGGTGGGCTTCCCTACCTCGCCGTCTTCGACGCCGACGGGACCGCGACGTGGACCCACCGCGGCCTCGCCTCGGAGTCGAACCTCAGAGCGCAGATTACGGCGGTGCTGTGA
- a CDS encoding cytochrome c biogenesis CcdA family protein, producing MQMAASGAFAGTVAFAVSAGAATFLAPCAYPLLPGYISYYVGRDDSDTGGAIVRGTAAAIGALVVLVTVAGVLFTAGTAVVSHLTLLEPIIGVALIVLGALFALGHAPTLHMQLPERRSSVGGFAVFGGVYALAAAGCVVPVFVGVVTQSLTLSTGKAAIVLLAYALSVAAPLAAVTVLGALGSYAFRDLSKYIGSVQRIAGVVMVLAGLWQVVISLQFLGWV from the coding sequence ATGCAGATGGCCGCTTCGGGCGCGTTCGCTGGAACCGTCGCATTCGCCGTCTCAGCGGGCGCCGCTACCTTCCTCGCTCCCTGCGCGTATCCGCTCTTGCCGGGGTACATCAGCTACTACGTTGGACGCGACGATTCGGATACTGGGGGCGCCATCGTCCGCGGCACTGCCGCAGCGATTGGCGCACTTGTTGTCCTCGTCACTGTCGCCGGAGTCCTGTTCACTGCCGGAACAGCCGTCGTCTCACACCTCACACTCCTTGAGCCAATTATTGGCGTCGCACTCATCGTCCTCGGTGCGCTGTTCGCACTGGGTCATGCGCCGACACTCCACATGCAACTACCCGAGCGGCGTTCGTCCGTCGGCGGGTTTGCCGTCTTCGGCGGCGTCTACGCTCTCGCCGCCGCCGGGTGCGTCGTTCCCGTCTTCGTCGGCGTCGTCACGCAATCGCTCACGCTATCTACGGGAAAGGCGGCCATCGTCCTCCTCGCGTACGCGCTTTCTGTCGCCGCCCCACTCGCAGCGGTGACGGTGTTAGGAGCACTCGGAAGCTATGCGTTCCGCGACCTGTCGAAGTACATCGGGTCGGTACAGCGTATCGCAGGCGTCGTGATGGTTCTCGCCGGGCTGTGGCAGGTTGTCATCTCGTTGCAGTTCCTGGGATGGGTGTGA
- a CDS encoding CBS domain-containing protein: MQVAQVMSSPVVTVTLDATLREAVRSMLERRVGSVVVLDTGPISIVTRSDALWGTYQDGGSLADIAVTDVMSRDLVMTTEQTSITTALDTMKQHEVKKLPVRDGMELVGIITMTDIAEHHPEVVHEVRNRISRKGDWSD, encoded by the coding sequence ATGCAAGTAGCTCAGGTTATGAGTTCGCCCGTCGTGACCGTCACTCTCGATGCAACCCTGCGTGAGGCCGTCAGATCGATGTTGGAGCGTCGCGTCGGAAGCGTCGTCGTCCTCGATACCGGCCCAATCAGTATCGTTACTCGCTCAGATGCGCTCTGGGGGACCTACCAAGATGGGGGCTCGCTCGCTGATATCGCGGTAACTGACGTGATGAGTCGTGATCTCGTGATGACGACAGAACAGACGAGCATCACCACTGCACTCGACACGATGAAACAGCACGAAGTCAAGAAACTCCCCGTTAGGGACGGAATGGAACTCGTCGGTATTATCACGATGACCGACATCGCAGAACACCACCCAGAAGTCGTTCACGAGGTTCGCAACCGCATCTCACGAAAAGGCGACTGGTCTGACTGA
- a CDS encoding DUF7405 family protein — MFERGASRRTFLKSAVALGGATALSACMSRNDEPIPAGTDDPSSLPKRQHAWNEFIRTDGHGNVELPRHQILLYLNLDGVPSESDRKAVEDALTTLDRAYKRTHEGLIYSIAYSPRYFSRFEESLPEHIDLPEPRSLSSFETPKFDRQDALVHLASDRADAVLAAEEALRGNQDTLNSVEVAAPLTDVFSVADRRTGFVGPGMPAERQDGLKGIPTSNPVPEESPLFMGFKAGFAGNQASEAYVTISEGPFAGGTTKHLATIRQRLDDWYEEQDFEERVMEMFSPVHAERGLVEGVGENLGDASGLTPEMIENVRQQAEEFGRAGHAAKAARANRDDEGNVRLLRRHFESTDNSEASLHFPSLQRGISAFEEVREAMNGSDLTDIPTIRQQVNNGILEYIFVKRRGNFLVPPRSLRALPTPTGDVPGLE, encoded by the coding sequence ATGTTCGAGCGTGGTGCGTCTCGCCGGACGTTTCTGAAATCTGCCGTCGCGCTCGGCGGCGCGACAGCCCTCTCCGCTTGCATGTCTCGCAACGACGAGCCGATTCCGGCGGGGACGGACGACCCGTCATCGCTTCCGAAGCGACAGCACGCGTGGAACGAGTTCATCCGTACCGACGGACACGGGAACGTCGAACTACCGCGCCATCAGATCCTCCTCTATCTGAATCTCGACGGCGTCCCCAGCGAGTCAGACCGCAAGGCGGTCGAAGACGCGCTGACGACGCTGGACCGGGCGTACAAGCGGACTCACGAGGGACTGATCTACTCTATCGCCTACTCGCCACGGTACTTCTCCCGATTCGAGGAGTCACTGCCGGAGCATATCGATCTCCCCGAACCACGTTCGCTCTCGTCGTTCGAGACACCCAAGTTCGACCGGCAGGACGCGCTCGTCCATCTCGCGTCGGACCGCGCCGACGCGGTACTCGCCGCCGAAGAAGCCCTTCGCGGGAACCAGGACACGCTCAACTCGGTCGAAGTCGCGGCACCGCTGACCGACGTGTTCAGTGTCGCAGACCGGCGAACAGGATTCGTCGGACCGGGAATGCCCGCCGAACGACAGGATGGGCTGAAGGGGATTCCAACATCGAATCCGGTACCCGAGGAATCACCGTTGTTCATGGGATTCAAAGCTGGCTTTGCGGGCAATCAAGCGTCCGAAGCGTACGTGACGATTTCGGAGGGGCCGTTCGCGGGCGGAACGACGAAACACCTCGCCACCATTCGTCAGCGCCTCGATGACTGGTACGAAGAGCAAGACTTCGAAGAGCGCGTGATGGAGATGTTCTCGCCAGTTCACGCCGAACGCGGACTCGTCGAAGGCGTCGGCGAGAATCTCGGAGACGCCAGCGGACTCACACCGGAGATGATCGAAAACGTCCGCCAGCAAGCCGAGGAGTTCGGCCGTGCCGGTCACGCAGCGAAGGCCGCGCGCGCAAACCGCGACGACGAGGGCAACGTCCGACTGCTCAGACGCCACTTCGAATCGACCGACAACAGCGAGGCCAGTCTGCACTTCCCGAGCCTCCAACGCGGTATCTCGGCGTTCGAGGAGGTCCGCGAGGCGATGAACGGGTCGGATCTGACCGACATTCCGACGATCAGACAGCAGGTAAACAACGGCATTTTGGAGTACATCTTCGTCAAGCGCCGCGGCAACTTCCTCGTCCCGCCGCGGTCGCTGCGAGCGTTGCCCACGCCGACGGGCGACGTTCCCGGACTGGAATGA
- a CDS encoding SCO family protein produces the protein MNRRSFLRAAGVTGAAGLAGCLGGSPLGSGDSNPNVVLSEPDRDKQLESEDLPYPAWGQRVPDVTIPAPLSDEDVSVRDIEGPHFHTFFFTNCMTVCPLLISSLRKVQVHSINEGYDDEVSFYPVSFDPARDDAEAFRKEAKQMNIDMDAGNWHFLRPDGKSEARRIVDETFGVFFEKQENGDKPYMFAHTSVVLLVNGDGYVERAYRGTNPDEQKLIEDLRRVRNASE, from the coding sequence ATGAATCGACGCTCCTTTCTCCGTGCGGCAGGGGTGACCGGCGCGGCTGGTCTTGCAGGTTGTCTCGGCGGATCTCCGCTCGGATCCGGCGACTCGAACCCGAACGTCGTCCTCAGCGAACCGGACCGTGACAAGCAACTGGAGAGCGAGGACCTGCCGTATCCGGCGTGGGGCCAGCGCGTCCCCGACGTGACGATTCCGGCACCACTCTCGGACGAGGATGTCTCCGTGCGCGACATCGAGGGGCCGCACTTCCACACGTTCTTTTTCACCAACTGTATGACAGTCTGTCCGCTTCTCATCAGTTCCCTGCGCAAAGTTCAGGTGCACTCGATCAACGAGGGGTACGACGACGAGGTGTCGTTCTACCCGGTTTCGTTCGACCCGGCGCGCGACGACGCCGAGGCCTTCCGGAAAGAGGCAAAGCAGATGAACATCGATATGGACGCCGGAAACTGGCATTTCCTCCGTCCGGACGGGAAGAGTGAGGCGCGGCGTATCGTTGACGAGACGTTCGGCGTCTTCTTCGAAAAGCAGGAGAACGGAGACAAGCCGTACATGTTCGCACACACGAGCGTCGTTCTCCTCGTCAACGGGGATGGCTACGTCGAACGCGCGTACCGCGGGACTAATCCCGACGAACAGAAACTTATCGAGGACCTCCGGCGCGTCCGCAACGCATCGGAGTGA
- a CDS encoding MFS transporter — MDRRTERRRLALAVWAVLVSQVLLYPGVADLVHELGGTGDVQSGMWFLVAEFAAFVTFAGVWGAASDALGRRRSLIVTGALGGALGYLVLAAVPALGVSFTAVLGIRALGGTMTIGAFSLSMTALADLSSENGKNMGAAGIAIGLGAALGSVVGGRLADADPLYPLYGAATLLVVAAVIVATVPDRTPDGVRVRLGAALGRLRERPELGIPYAFGFIDRMTAGFFSLVGVFYFRSFGLDAFGAGLALFAFFFPFAVLQYPLGVLSDRVGRFVPVIVGSIGFGLTIIVVGVAPTLPLAIVSMILVGVFGALVSPSTMALVTDIADPDERGAALGGFNVFGSLGFLTGFVVGGFTTSTADFLTAFLVVGLSEVAIALVAARSVWRLSSGGFGKGIVGSVRD; from the coding sequence ATGGACAGACGGACGGAACGACGCCGACTCGCCCTCGCAGTGTGGGCGGTGTTGGTGTCGCAGGTGCTACTCTATCCCGGCGTCGCTGACTTGGTTCACGAACTCGGCGGCACGGGCGACGTGCAGAGTGGGATGTGGTTCCTCGTCGCTGAGTTCGCCGCTTTCGTCACGTTCGCAGGTGTTTGGGGTGCCGCAAGCGATGCCCTCGGGAGACGGCGGTCGCTCATCGTCACGGGGGCACTCGGCGGTGCCCTCGGCTACCTCGTCCTCGCCGCCGTCCCCGCTCTCGGCGTCTCCTTCACTGCTGTTCTCGGCATTCGCGCCCTCGGTGGCACCATGACTATCGGGGCGTTCTCGCTGTCGATGACGGCACTTGCTGACCTCTCCTCGGAGAACGGGAAGAATATGGGTGCAGCGGGTATCGCTATCGGTCTCGGTGCGGCACTCGGCTCTGTCGTCGGCGGCCGACTCGCTGACGCCGATCCGCTTTATCCACTGTACGGGGCGGCGACGCTCCTCGTCGTCGCGGCGGTCATCGTCGCCACCGTTCCGGACCGAACACCAGACGGCGTCCGTGTCCGCCTCGGCGCTGCGCTCGGCCGTCTCCGTGAACGCCCTGAACTCGGGATTCCGTACGCCTTCGGCTTTATCGACCGGATGACGGCGGGATTCTTCTCGCTGGTCGGTGTCTTCTACTTCCGTTCGTTCGGTCTCGACGCGTTCGGGGCGGGACTCGCGCTGTTCGCGTTTTTCTTCCCGTTTGCAGTACTCCAGTATCCGCTCGGCGTCCTCTCGGATCGGGTCGGCCGGTTCGTCCCCGTCATCGTCGGGTCCATCGGGTTCGGTCTCACCATCATCGTCGTCGGTGTCGCACCGACGCTCCCGCTCGCCATCGTGTCGATGATTCTCGTCGGCGTCTTCGGTGCGCTCGTTTCGCCCTCGACGATGGCGCTCGTCACCGACATCGCGGATCCGGACGAACGAGGCGCGGCTCTGGGCGGCTTCAACGTCTTCGGCAGTCTCGGCTTTCTCACGGGATTCGTCGTCGGAGGATTCACCACCTCGACAGCCGACTTTCTCACCGCCTTCCTCGTTGTCGGCCTCTCAGAAGTCGCCATCGCCCTCGTCGCCGCGCGTTCGGTCTGGCGACTCTCGTCTGGAGGCTTTGGCAAGGGAATCGTCGGGTCAGTGAGAGACTGA
- a CDS encoding aldo/keto reductase, protein MEYTTLGDTGMEVSRICLGCMSFGTSDWREWVVDEEAGKELVDRAIELGINFFDTANMYSEGESERILGEALEGRRDEAVVATKLYFQMDDSDPNSGGLSRKAIEQELDNSLDRLGMDTVDLLQIHRWDYDTPIETTLRALDDAVRREKVRYLGASSMWAHQFAEALHTSDRLGFDRFVTMQNHYNLLYREEEREMLPLCEKENVGVIPWSPLARGWVARPHQEARSTERGETDELAHGHPYLEGGGREINERVQQLADEKGVKMAQIGLAWLFHKDWVDAPIVGTTSIEHLEDAVEALDISLSDSDIDYLEEPYEPVRVSGHD, encoded by the coding sequence ATGGAGTATACGACGCTCGGTGACACCGGAATGGAGGTGTCCAGAATCTGTCTCGGCTGTATGAGTTTCGGGACGAGCGACTGGCGCGAGTGGGTAGTAGACGAGGAGGCGGGCAAGGAGTTAGTGGACAGGGCTATCGAACTCGGAATCAACTTCTTCGATACGGCGAATATGTACTCCGAGGGCGAGTCTGAGCGCATCCTCGGGGAGGCGTTGGAAGGCCGCCGCGACGAGGCGGTGGTGGCGACGAAGTTGTACTTCCAGATGGACGACTCAGATCCGAACTCCGGCGGCCTCTCGCGGAAGGCAATCGAACAGGAGTTGGACAACTCGCTCGACAGACTGGGGATGGACACCGTTGATCTCCTACAGATCCACCGCTGGGATTACGATACGCCCATCGAGACGACACTCCGAGCGTTGGACGATGCAGTTCGCCGCGAGAAAGTTCGGTATCTCGGCGCGTCGTCGATGTGGGCACACCAGTTCGCGGAGGCCCTCCATACCTCGGACCGACTCGGCTTCGACCGGTTCGTTACGATGCAGAACCACTACAATCTTCTCTACCGCGAGGAGGAGCGCGAGATGCTTCCGCTCTGCGAGAAGGAGAACGTCGGCGTCATTCCGTGGTCACCGCTCGCCCGCGGGTGGGTCGCTCGTCCGCACCAGGAAGCACGTTCGACCGAACGGGGCGAAACTGACGAACTCGCCCACGGGCATCCGTATCTCGAAGGCGGCGGCCGAGAGATAAACGAGCGCGTGCAGCAACTCGCAGACGAGAAGGGCGTGAAGATGGCACAAATCGGCCTCGCGTGGTTATTCCACAAAGACTGGGTGGACGCCCCCATCGTCGGAACGACGAGTATCGAACACCTCGAAGACGCCGTGGAGGCGCTCGATATCTCACTGTCCGATTCCGACATCGACTACCTCGAAGAACCGTACGAACCCGTCCGCGTCTCTGGGCACGACTGA
- a CDS encoding RDD family protein, with the protein MPSVKLFGSIHADRRSKVRRELASFASDADALFVEYPTEPYDAREYVELFIRAPLVTLGFLLTAVMQKPLYALFNRDAYPAEVLAARRLGAERDCPVVAVDEHYRGIVDAVGPGQRAIEWGILVGALVLAPFAVGGTVGSIALAFSVSNASYRVHRLFWGVVSVAVTAVVGWFWFFESDSLVVSGFILLLALVFAWQMRATIGRRNEFMLDRIAAECDEHGYENVCLTTGYAHVFGLGATASDYGLDVAATYIPSWLRGGRTVEGAYGRNRDETVAFDADKPVFGRRIAALVVDWMVLIPVIAVGTTVGILVVGISIELAGADFSSLADWQVVALLLGSAFLADMAYWTALESRYGKTVGKRLVGLVVVDADDRYPGVRTALRRNILRPVDWLPFYVVGGLVALVTKRGQRLGDLVANTRVVVADADDTA; encoded by the coding sequence ATGCCCTCCGTGAAGCTATTCGGGTCGATTCACGCCGACCGCCGGTCGAAAGTCCGGCGCGAGTTGGCGTCGTTCGCCTCGGATGCGGACGCTCTCTTCGTGGAGTACCCAACGGAACCGTACGACGCACGGGAGTACGTCGAGCTGTTCATTCGCGCTCCACTCGTCACGCTCGGATTCCTTCTGACAGCGGTGATGCAGAAGCCCCTCTACGCGCTGTTCAACCGCGATGCCTATCCCGCCGAGGTGTTGGCGGCACGTCGCCTCGGTGCGGAACGAGACTGCCCCGTCGTCGCCGTAGACGAACATTACCGCGGAATCGTAGACGCGGTCGGACCCGGGCAACGGGCGATTGAATGGGGAATTCTCGTCGGCGCACTCGTACTAGCACCGTTCGCCGTCGGGGGGACGGTTGGCTCGATTGCGCTTGCGTTCTCCGTCAGCAACGCCTCGTACCGGGTACACAGGCTGTTCTGGGGTGTCGTTTCCGTCGCGGTTACCGCCGTGGTTGGGTGGTTCTGGTTTTTCGAGTCCGATTCGCTCGTGGTGTCGGGGTTCATACTCCTGCTCGCCCTCGTGTTCGCGTGGCAGATGCGGGCTACAATCGGCCGACGAAACGAGTTCATGCTGGACCGCATCGCCGCGGAGTGTGACGAACACGGCTACGAGAACGTCTGTTTGACGACTGGCTACGCGCACGTGTTCGGTCTCGGTGCAACGGCGTCAGACTACGGTCTTGACGTGGCCGCGACATACATCCCATCGTGGCTTCGTGGCGGCCGAACTGTCGAGGGTGCGTACGGACGTAACCGGGACGAAACGGTCGCGTTCGATGCGGACAAACCTGTGTTCGGACGGCGGATCGCCGCGCTCGTCGTTGACTGGATGGTGTTGATTCCGGTGATCGCTGTCGGGACGACCGTTGGTATTCTCGTCGTCGGAATCAGCATAGAACTCGCAGGGGCCGACTTCAGTTCGTTGGCCGACTGGCAGGTCGTCGCGCTCCTGCTCGGCAGTGCGTTCCTCGCGGACATGGCCTACTGGACTGCATTGGAGTCGAGATACGGCAAGACGGTCGGCAAGCGACTGGTTGGCTTAGTCGTCGTTGACGCCGACGACAGATACCCCGGCGTTCGCACTGCCTTGCGACGGAACATCCTCAGGCCGGTCGATTGGCTCCCGTTCTACGTCGTCGGCGGTCTCGTTGCGCTAGTCACGAAACGCGGGCAACGACTCGGTGATCTCGTAGCCAATACGCGCGTTGTGGTCGCCGACGCCGACGATACTGCGTAG
- a CDS encoding acyl-CoA synthetase, with product MVLSYDDAVSEFEWDIPADYNLPEVVTSHADSFGDRVAVRFRGADGVRDERTYADLRDDMNRFANALAEMGVGKGDRVMHLVPRHPDVFAIQLGALKRGAILVPCSSMLKPKDIAYRANDCEASTVVAHESLVEMVDEVREETPLERFISLGGAPQGWQSFSSLVDGREATHDGPELASSDPMSINYTSGTTGQPKPVMHRHRWMRCFELVNAPYWWGVTAEGEVPPGETAEPADLDDELLWATTGTGWAKWFWSPVGVGITTGATQLLYDGEFDPETFLSIMAEEGVTRLCAVPTQYRMFSQADLSEYDIDLRAALSAGEPLNREPIEAIESAFGVTPRDGYGQTETVALVTNYPGIEVKPGSMGKPTPGLGTTIIDEDETELPPGEIGEIAVPVNCPGIFDGYYEREDLDEETFYGDYYRTGDLASRDEDGFFFFEGRADDIIISAGYRIGPFEVEDALVSHEAVAEAAAVGSPHEERGDVVKAYVVLTEGYDGSEELTNEIQEFMKEETAPYKYPRRVEFVDELPKTSSGKIRRIELRSREEELFGQ from the coding sequence ATGGTACTATCATACGACGACGCCGTCAGCGAGTTCGAATGGGACATCCCGGCGGATTACAACCTTCCTGAGGTTGTTACGTCGCACGCCGACTCGTTCGGCGACCGGGTCGCAGTCCGCTTCCGTGGCGCGGACGGAGTGCGCGACGAACGAACGTACGCCGACCTGCGCGACGATATGAACCGCTTTGCCAACGCCCTCGCGGAGATGGGTGTCGGCAAGGGTGACCGCGTGATGCATCTCGTCCCGCGACACCCGGACGTGTTCGCCATCCAACTCGGTGCGCTGAAGCGCGGTGCGATTCTCGTCCCGTGTTCGTCGATGCTGAAGCCGAAGGATATCGCCTACCGAGCGAACGACTGCGAGGCGTCCACCGTCGTCGCTCACGAGAGCCTCGTCGAGATGGTAGACGAGGTGCGTGAAGAGACGCCCCTCGAACGCTTCATCAGCCTCGGCGGTGCCCCACAGGGCTGGCAGTCGTTCAGTTCGCTCGTCGATGGCAGGGAGGCGACTCACGACGGTCCCGAACTCGCATCCTCGGATCCGATGTCTATCAACTACACGTCCGGAACGACGGGACAGCCAAAGCCAGTGATGCACCGCCACCGGTGGATGCGATGTTTCGAACTCGTGAACGCGCCGTACTGGTGGGGTGTCACCGCCGAGGGCGAGGTACCGCCCGGTGAGACGGCAGAACCCGCCGATTTGGACGACGAACTTCTCTGGGCGACGACGGGCACAGGGTGGGCCAAATGGTTCTGGAGTCCGGTCGGCGTCGGAATTACGACGGGCGCGACGCAGTTGCTCTACGACGGCGAGTTCGACCCGGAAACGTTCCTCTCGATCATGGCGGAAGAGGGCGTTACACGCCTGTGCGCCGTCCCGACGCAGTACCGGATGTTCTCGCAGGCCGACCTCTCAGAGTACGACATCGACTTGCGCGCCGCCCTCTCGGCAGGTGAGCCGCTGAACCGTGAACCCATCGAGGCCATCGAGTCCGCCTTCGGCGTCACGCCGCGCGACGGGTACGGACAGACGGAGACCGTGGCCCTCGTGACGAACTATCCCGGCATCGAGGTCAAACCGGGGAGCATGGGCAAGCCGACGCCCGGTCTCGGGACGACCATAATCGACGAGGACGAGACAGAACTCCCCCCGGGCGAAATCGGTGAGATAGCCGTCCCCGTGAACTGCCCGGGTATCTTCGACGGCTACTACGAACGCGAGGACTTGGACGAGGAGACGTTCTACGGCGACTACTACCGGACGGGAGATTTGGCCTCACGCGACGAGGACGGCTTTTTCTTCTTCGAGGGCCGCGCCGACGACATCATCATCTCCGCGGGCTACCGCATCGGCCCGTTCGAGGTCGAAGACGCGCTTGTCTCCCACGAGGCCGTCGCGGAGGCGGCCGCCGTCGGGTCGCCCCACGAGGAACGCGGCGACGTGGTGAAAGCGTACGTCGTCCTGACCGAGGGATACGACGGTTCCGAGGAGTTGACGAACGAGATTCAGGAGTTCATGAAAGAGGAGACGGCCCCGTACAAATACCCCCGTCGGGTGGAGTTCGTCGATGAACTGCCGAAGACATCTTCGGGGAAGATTCGCCGTATCGAACTCCGGAGCAGAGAGGAGGAACTGTTTGGGCAGTAA